The genomic segment GGATGTTGGAAACTTTAGATCAAGAAGTTTACCGGTATCGAGAAGATAAATAATTTTTCCGCCATCCATTGAGTTTCTGGCTAAACGATCGGGGTGCCATGCAACAATCCCGTTTGCGTGTCCCTTCTCGATTTTCTTTAGAACTTCGGCAAACTGCTCTCTTCCCGGCATTTTGGCGGTTTTTGCTTCCTCGACAAACTCGACAATCTCCAAATGTTCCCGTTTGGCAAATTCTTTTAGCTCTGCGATTTGTGCTTCGATAGACAAGACTTGTTTGTCAGCCTCATCTCTAGATTTTCGGCAATAAGCAATATATTTTGTCATGGTTATGTTTCCTAAAATT from the Patescibacteria group bacterium genome contains:
- a CDS encoding recombinase family protein, with protein sequence MTKYIAYCRKSRDEADKQVLSIEAQIAELKEFAKREHLEIVEFVEEAKTAKMPGREQFAEVLKKIEKGHANGIVAWHPDRLARNSMDGGKIIYLLDTGKLLDLKFPTSWFENTPQGKFMLSIAFG